The Mytilus galloprovincialis chromosome 2, xbMytGall1.hap1.1, whole genome shotgun sequence genome has a window encoding:
- the LOC143063906 gene encoding arrestin domain-containing protein 4-like — translation MGTAIESLEVDLEHDIDEQYQYQPGEILRGYISVTTSRQTFITKIYISITGQGAVAWEDPQFGSFNANEEYINAKHSVEDRGLNDPLLLVKGEHKFPFEYQLPDNLPSSFIGKFGSVTYVLKVIVNGEKSETNITSEPFLVIRKAEIPDTSRKSESRSMEQRFWGLCSTGKIKFDITIDKVGVCPGEDIYIQAEVANTSPLYITAVQASIVMNTLYHARKKLIPFRQVVNKRRDEQEMTQGDGRKWHNVRLTVPPYIPESNLDYCDIIEISYSFQFRVEISGGKELRAEIPLLIGSKPKGLEIPTTHNPLLNKNWGSPGDDIINNGNNQHEVDYSHEANEWHRGIVPELRPFDTTMKNPLFDNTGKADLPEEIIESSRL, via the coding sequence ATGGGTACTGCTATAGAATCTTTAGAAGTGGACTTAGAACATGATATAGATGAGCAGTACCAGTACCAACCAGGTGAAATACTTCGAGGATATATTTCCGTAACAACGTCTCGCCAAACTTTTATCACAAAAATCTATATTTCAATAACAGGACAAGGTGCCGTTGCATGGGAAGACCCCCAGTTTGGATCATTCAATGCAAATGAGGAATATATCAATGCCAAACACTCCGTGGAAGACAGAGGATTGAATGATCCTTTACTACTTGTAAAAGGAGAACATAAATTTCCATTTGAATATCAACTCCCAGATAATCTCCCTTCCTCTTTCATTGGAAAATTTGGAAGTGTGACTTATGTCCTCAAAGTAATTGTAAATGGTGAAAAAAGTGAGACTAATATTACAAGTGAACCATTTCTGGTAATAAGGAAAGCAGAGATTCCGGATACATCACGAAAATCTGAAAGCAGGTCAATGGAACAACGATTTTGGGGCCTGTGTTCAactggaaaaataaaatttgatattacaATCGATAAAGTGGGTGTTTGTCCGGGAGAAGATATTTACATTCAGGCTGAAGTTGCTAATACAAGTCCTCTATATATAACAGCTGTGCAGGCATCTATTGTAATGAACACTCTATACCATGCACGTAAAAAACTTATTCCCTTCCGTCAAGTTGTAAATAAAAGACGTGATGAACAAGAAATGACACAGGGAGATGGCCGCAAGTGGCATAATGTAAGATTGACAGTGCCGCCATATATACCAGAATCAAACTTGGATTACTGTGATATTATAGAAATATCTTATTCTTTCCAATTCAGGGTGGAAATATCAGGAGGGAAGGAACTACGAGCAGAAATTCCGTTATTAATAGGATCCAAGCCAAAAGGATTAGAAATTCCAACTACACACAATCCGTTACTTAACAAAAACTGGGGTAGTCCAGGTGATGATATTATAAATAATGGAAATAATCAACATGAGGTAGATTATAGTCATGAGGCCAATGAATGGCATCGTGGGATTGTTCCTGAATTACGACCTTTTGACACCACAATGAAGAATCCTTTGTTTGACAATACGGGAAAAGCTGATTTACCAGAagaaatcattgaaagttcaagACTTTGA